A portion of the Pedobacter cryoconitis genome contains these proteins:
- a CDS encoding PLP-dependent aminotransferase family protein, whose amino-acid sequence MKQYRYEEFTIIIEAQIKEGVYKPGHKLPSVRALMRRYAMSTGAVQQGFDYLMSKGLVESIYKSGYYVANLPENQVSIGSIKRMPVIRDAVFKHKLSQTTSLRASRNSLTEFNVAAPGDLLVPQKMILRTMQQVIREQGAGLLRYYPSTGSEELKHNICKHAAHYNAKLNADELIITDGALQALYIALVSICSPGDIVAVESPCVFSILQVIKTLQLKVIEIPMDSQTGFDIGHLKKACSTIKIRAIIVTPNFQNPTGILLTDEQKKELLAVAHHQGIAIIENDVYGDLNFTGQRPANLKSFDESGLVMTYSSYAKTLAAGIRLGWLSAGQFFQKAEQVKFSTGSTVAPVYQETVNKLLNSKSYDRHIRTFRTELSKNAYYTLNLLRTYFPKGTHVAMPAGGYNLWVKLADEINIKDFYLHCEKVGVKFTPGETFSFSSDFKRFFRIVFADQYSAKHIEGLKLAGKTML is encoded by the coding sequence ATGAAACAATACCGATATGAAGAATTTACAATAATTATTGAAGCTCAGATCAAAGAAGGAGTCTATAAACCAGGACATAAATTACCATCGGTGAGAGCTTTAATGCGAAGATATGCCATGAGTACGGGTGCTGTACAACAAGGTTTTGACTATTTAATGAGTAAAGGTTTGGTAGAAAGCATTTATAAATCTGGCTATTATGTGGCTAATTTGCCTGAAAATCAGGTCAGTATTGGTAGTATAAAACGAATGCCAGTAATCAGAGATGCTGTGTTTAAGCATAAATTATCACAGACAACTTCTTTGCGTGCCAGCAGGAATTCTTTAACCGAGTTTAATGTAGCTGCTCCGGGAGACTTGTTAGTCCCTCAAAAAATGATTTTGAGAACTATGCAACAAGTCATCAGAGAACAAGGTGCCGGACTATTAAGATACTATCCATCAACAGGATCCGAAGAATTAAAACATAACATTTGCAAACATGCTGCCCATTATAATGCCAAACTTAATGCGGATGAGCTGATCATTACCGATGGTGCACTGCAGGCGTTATACATTGCCCTGGTCTCCATTTGTTCTCCTGGTGATATCGTTGCTGTAGAAAGCCCTTGTGTATTTTCCATTCTTCAGGTAATTAAGACCTTACAGCTAAAAGTGATAGAAATTCCAATGGATTCCCAGACTGGATTTGATATCGGGCATTTAAAAAAAGCATGTTCCACTATAAAAATAAGAGCAATTATAGTGACCCCGAATTTTCAAAATCCTACGGGGATATTACTTACTGACGAACAGAAAAAAGAGTTACTGGCCGTTGCACACCATCAGGGGATAGCTATTATTGAAAATGACGTATATGGAGATTTAAATTTCACAGGGCAAAGACCAGCTAATCTTAAATCATTTGATGAAAGCGGCCTGGTGATGACCTATTCTTCGTACGCTAAGACACTGGCTGCGGGAATCCGGCTGGGTTGGTTATCTGCAGGACAGTTTTTTCAAAAAGCAGAACAAGTGAAATTTTCGACTGGCAGCACTGTTGCCCCCGTCTATCAGGAAACCGTAAATAAACTGCTGAATTCGAAAAGTTATGACAGGCATATCAGAACCTTCAGAACAGAGTTATCAAAAAATGCTTATTATACACTCAATCTGCTGCGTACTTATTTTCCAAAAGGTACGCATGTAGCTATGCCCGCAGGGGGATATAATTTATGGGTAAAGCTGGCTGATGAGATTAACATCAAAGATTTTTATCTGCATTGCGAAAAAGTAGGCGTAAAATTTACACCGGGAGAGACCTTTTCTTTCTCTAGTGATTTTAAACGGTTTTTCAGAATAGTATTTGCTGATCAGTATTCTGCAAAGCATATCGAAGGGTTGAAACTTGCAGGTAAAACTATGTTGTAA